In Camelus bactrianus isolate YW-2024 breed Bactrian camel chromosome 10, ASM4877302v1, whole genome shotgun sequence, a genomic segment contains:
- the LOC105070611 gene encoding galectin-12 isoform X3 produces MIKGSPREGAGETNSWESCPRHLGSWQRKGSQSSGHRVPGIGICNPSWRCPTPTMSPGESLDPLPDTLILQPPVFHPVVPYVTTIFGGLRAGKMVTLQGAVPLGARRFQVDFQCGCSLHPRPDIAIHFNPRFHTTKPHVICNTLHGGQWQAEARWPRLALQRGASFLILFLFGNEEMKPFVEGGSEYPVGHPFLLESPRLEVPCSRALPRGLWPGQVIIVRGLVLPEPKDFTLSLRDEAAHVPVMLRASFADRTLAWVSRWGQKKLILAPFVFYPQRFFEVLLLCQEGGLKLALNGQGLGATSLGQQALERLRELRISGSVQLYCVHY; encoded by the exons ATGATCAAAGGGAGTCCCAGAGAAG GTGCAGGTGAGACAAACAGCTGGGAGAGCTGCCCAAGACACTTAGGGTCCTGGCAGAGAAAGGGAAGTCAGTCCAGTGGGCACAGGGTTCCTGGAATCGGGATCTGCAACCCAAGTTGGaggtgccccacccccaccatgtcACCGGGAGAATCTCTGGACCCGCTGCCGGACACCCTCATTCTGCAGCCGCCAGTCTTCCACCCG GTGGTTCCTTACGTCACGACAATCTTTGGCGGCCTGCGAGCAGGCAAGATGGTCACGCTGCAGGGAGCGGTCCCTCTAGGTGCACGCAG gtTCCAGGTGGACTTCCAGTGCGGCTGCAGCCTGCACCCCCGGCCAGATATCGCCATCCACTTCAACCCCCGCTTCCACACCACCAAGCCCCACGTCATCTGCAACACCCTTCATGGTGGGCAGTGGCAAGCCGAGGCCCGGTGGCCCCGCCTggccctgcagagaggagccAGCTTCCTCATCCTCTTTCTCTTTGGAAATGAGGAGATGAAG CCATTTGTGGAGGGCGGGAGCGAGTATCCGGTTGGACAC CCTTTCCTGCTGGAGAGCCCCAGGCTG GAGGTGCCCTGCTCACGTGCCCTTCCCCGGGGCCTCTGGCCTGGACAGGTCATCATAGTGCGGGGGCTGGTCTTGCCAGAGCCGAAGGA TTTCACGCTCAGCCTGCGGGACGAGGCTGCCCATGTTCCTGTGATGCTAAGGGCTTCCTTCGCAGACAGAACTCTGGCCTGGGTCTCGCGCTGGGGCCAGAAGAAGCTGATCTTGGCCCCCTTTGTCTTCTACCCGCAGCGATTCTTTGAG GTGCTGCTCCTGTGCCAGGAGGGAGGGCTGAAGCTGGCGCTCaatgggcagggcctgggggccaCCAGCCTGGGCCAGCAGGCCCTGGAGCGGCTGCGGGAGCTGCGCATCAGTGGCAGCGTCCAGCTCTACTGTGTCCACTACTGA
- the LOC105070611 gene encoding galectin-12 isoform X2, with translation MIKGSPREGAGETNSWESCPRHLGSWQRKGSQSSGHRVPGIGICNPSWRCPTPTMSPGESLDPLPDTLILQPPVFHPVVPYVTTIFGGLRAGKMVTLQGAVPLGARRFQVDFQCGCSLHPRPDIAIHFNPRFHTTKPHVICNTLHGGQWQAEARWPRLALQRGASFLILFLFGNEEMKVSVNGRHFLHYGYRLPLSRVDTLGIYGDILVTAVGFLNINPFVEGGSEYPVGHPFLLESPRLEVPCSRALPRGLWPGQVIIVRGLVLPEPKDAESGCGCSFKGLKQEQHRALEGTRTQWRAVLDGAEFHAQPAGRGCPCSCDAKGFLRRQNSGLGLALGPEEADLGPLCLLPAAIL, from the exons ATGATCAAAGGGAGTCCCAGAGAAG GTGCAGGTGAGACAAACAGCTGGGAGAGCTGCCCAAGACACTTAGGGTCCTGGCAGAGAAAGGGAAGTCAGTCCAGTGGGCACAGGGTTCCTGGAATCGGGATCTGCAACCCAAGTTGGaggtgccccacccccaccatgtcACCGGGAGAATCTCTGGACCCGCTGCCGGACACCCTCATTCTGCAGCCGCCAGTCTTCCACCCG GTGGTTCCTTACGTCACGACAATCTTTGGCGGCCTGCGAGCAGGCAAGATGGTCACGCTGCAGGGAGCGGTCCCTCTAGGTGCACGCAG gtTCCAGGTGGACTTCCAGTGCGGCTGCAGCCTGCACCCCCGGCCAGATATCGCCATCCACTTCAACCCCCGCTTCCACACCACCAAGCCCCACGTCATCTGCAACACCCTTCATGGTGGGCAGTGGCAAGCCGAGGCCCGGTGGCCCCGCCTggccctgcagagaggagccAGCTTCCTCATCCTCTTTCTCTTTGGAAATGAGGAGATGAAG GTGAGTGTGAACGGACGACACTTTCTCCACTACGGATACCGGCTCCCGCTGTCTCGGGTGGACACCCTGGGCATATATGGTGACATCTTGGTGACGGCTGTTGGGTTTCTGAACATCAAT CCATTTGTGGAGGGCGGGAGCGAGTATCCGGTTGGACAC CCTTTCCTGCTGGAGAGCCCCAGGCTG GAGGTGCCCTGCTCACGTGCCCTTCCCCGGGGCCTCTGGCCTGGACAGGTCATCATAGTGCGGGGGCTGGTCTTGCCAGAGCCGAAGGA cgCTGAGTCTGGATGTGGCTGCAGCTTCAAAGGGCTGAAACAAGAGCAGCACCGCGCACTGGAGGGAACCCGTACCCAGTGGAGGGCGGTGCTGGACGGGGCTGAG TTTCACGCTCAGCCTGCGGGACGAGGCTGCCCATGTTCCTGTGATGCTAAGGGCTTCCTTCGCAGACAGAACTCTGGCCTGGGTCTCGCGCTGGGGCCAGAAGAAGCTGATCTTGGCCCCCTTTGTCTTCTACCCGCAGCGATTCTTTGA
- the LOC105070611 gene encoding galectin-12 isoform X1 gives MIKGSPREGAGETNSWESCPRHLGSWQRKGSQSSGHRVPGIGICNPSWRCPTPTMSPGESLDPLPDTLILQPPVFHPVVPYVTTIFGGLRAGKMVTLQGAVPLGARRFQVDFQCGCSLHPRPDIAIHFNPRFHTTKPHVICNTLHGGQWQAEARWPRLALQRGASFLILFLFGNEEMKVSVNGRHFLHYGYRLPLSRVDTLGIYGDILVTAVGFLNINPFVEGGSEYPVGHPFLLESPRLEVPCSRALPRGLWPGQVIIVRGLVLPEPKDFTLSLRDEAAHVPVMLRASFADRTLAWVSRWGQKKLILAPFVFYPQRFFEVLLLCQEGGLKLALNGQGLGATSLGQQALERLRELRISGSVQLYCVHY, from the exons ATGATCAAAGGGAGTCCCAGAGAAG GTGCAGGTGAGACAAACAGCTGGGAGAGCTGCCCAAGACACTTAGGGTCCTGGCAGAGAAAGGGAAGTCAGTCCAGTGGGCACAGGGTTCCTGGAATCGGGATCTGCAACCCAAGTTGGaggtgccccacccccaccatgtcACCGGGAGAATCTCTGGACCCGCTGCCGGACACCCTCATTCTGCAGCCGCCAGTCTTCCACCCG GTGGTTCCTTACGTCACGACAATCTTTGGCGGCCTGCGAGCAGGCAAGATGGTCACGCTGCAGGGAGCGGTCCCTCTAGGTGCACGCAG gtTCCAGGTGGACTTCCAGTGCGGCTGCAGCCTGCACCCCCGGCCAGATATCGCCATCCACTTCAACCCCCGCTTCCACACCACCAAGCCCCACGTCATCTGCAACACCCTTCATGGTGGGCAGTGGCAAGCCGAGGCCCGGTGGCCCCGCCTggccctgcagagaggagccAGCTTCCTCATCCTCTTTCTCTTTGGAAATGAGGAGATGAAG GTGAGTGTGAACGGACGACACTTTCTCCACTACGGATACCGGCTCCCGCTGTCTCGGGTGGACACCCTGGGCATATATGGTGACATCTTGGTGACGGCTGTTGGGTTTCTGAACATCAAT CCATTTGTGGAGGGCGGGAGCGAGTATCCGGTTGGACAC CCTTTCCTGCTGGAGAGCCCCAGGCTG GAGGTGCCCTGCTCACGTGCCCTTCCCCGGGGCCTCTGGCCTGGACAGGTCATCATAGTGCGGGGGCTGGTCTTGCCAGAGCCGAAGGA TTTCACGCTCAGCCTGCGGGACGAGGCTGCCCATGTTCCTGTGATGCTAAGGGCTTCCTTCGCAGACAGAACTCTGGCCTGGGTCTCGCGCTGGGGCCAGAAGAAGCTGATCTTGGCCCCCTTTGTCTTCTACCCGCAGCGATTCTTTGAG GTGCTGCTCCTGTGCCAGGAGGGAGGGCTGAAGCTGGCGCTCaatgggcagggcctgggggccaCCAGCCTGGGCCAGCAGGCCCTGGAGCGGCTGCGGGAGCTGCGCATCAGTGGCAGCGTCCAGCTCTACTGTGTCCACTACTGA
- the LOC105070611 gene encoding galectin-12 isoform X4, which translates to MSPGESLDPLPDTLILQPPVFHPVVPYVTTIFGGLRAGKMVTLQGAVPLGARRFQVDFQCGCSLHPRPDIAIHFNPRFHTTKPHVICNTLHGGQWQAEARWPRLALQRGASFLILFLFGNEEMKVSVNGRHFLHYGYRLPLSRVDTLGIYGDILVTAVGFLNINPFVEGGSEYPVGHPFLLESPRLEVPCSRALPRGLWPGQVIIVRGLVLPEPKDFTLSLRDEAAHVPVMLRASFADRTLAWVSRWGQKKLILAPFVFYPQRFFEVLLLCQEGGLKLALNGQGLGATSLGQQALERLRELRISGSVQLYCVHY; encoded by the exons atgtcACCGGGAGAATCTCTGGACCCGCTGCCGGACACCCTCATTCTGCAGCCGCCAGTCTTCCACCCG GTGGTTCCTTACGTCACGACAATCTTTGGCGGCCTGCGAGCAGGCAAGATGGTCACGCTGCAGGGAGCGGTCCCTCTAGGTGCACGCAG gtTCCAGGTGGACTTCCAGTGCGGCTGCAGCCTGCACCCCCGGCCAGATATCGCCATCCACTTCAACCCCCGCTTCCACACCACCAAGCCCCACGTCATCTGCAACACCCTTCATGGTGGGCAGTGGCAAGCCGAGGCCCGGTGGCCCCGCCTggccctgcagagaggagccAGCTTCCTCATCCTCTTTCTCTTTGGAAATGAGGAGATGAAG GTGAGTGTGAACGGACGACACTTTCTCCACTACGGATACCGGCTCCCGCTGTCTCGGGTGGACACCCTGGGCATATATGGTGACATCTTGGTGACGGCTGTTGGGTTTCTGAACATCAAT CCATTTGTGGAGGGCGGGAGCGAGTATCCGGTTGGACAC CCTTTCCTGCTGGAGAGCCCCAGGCTG GAGGTGCCCTGCTCACGTGCCCTTCCCCGGGGCCTCTGGCCTGGACAGGTCATCATAGTGCGGGGGCTGGTCTTGCCAGAGCCGAAGGA TTTCACGCTCAGCCTGCGGGACGAGGCTGCCCATGTTCCTGTGATGCTAAGGGCTTCCTTCGCAGACAGAACTCTGGCCTGGGTCTCGCGCTGGGGCCAGAAGAAGCTGATCTTGGCCCCCTTTGTCTTCTACCCGCAGCGATTCTTTGAG GTGCTGCTCCTGTGCCAGGAGGGAGGGCTGAAGCTGGCGCTCaatgggcagggcctgggggccaCCAGCCTGGGCCAGCAGGCCCTGGAGCGGCTGCGGGAGCTGCGCATCAGTGGCAGCGTCCAGCTCTACTGTGTCCACTACTGA